In Salvelinus alpinus chromosome 32, SLU_Salpinus.1, whole genome shotgun sequence, the sequence GTGAGGGTTGAGTCTGGTTTAGGGGATATTTCCTCTTTAGGGGTGATGGTTGGGTTTGGTTTTGGGGAAGTTTCAAATTTACGGGTGACTGCTGGTCCTGGTTTTGGGGAAGTTTCTTCTTTAGTTGTGACTGCTAGTTCTGGTTTAGGGGATGTCTCCTCTTTAGGGGTGACAGTGGGGAACGATTTAGGGGATGTCTCTTCTTTAGGGGTTACAGTGGAGTCTGGTTTAGGGGATGTCTCTTCTTTAGGGGTCACAgtggggtctggtttaggggatgtctcttctttaggggttacagtggggtctggtttaggggatgtctcttctttaggggttacagtggagtctggtttaggggatgtctcttctttaggggttacagtggagtctggtttaggggatgtctcttctttaggggttacagtggggtctggtttaggggatgtCTCTTCTTTAGGGGTTACAGTGGAGTCTGGTTTAGGGGATGTCTCCTCTTTAGGGGTTACAGTGGAGTCTGGTTTAGGGGATGTCTCTTCTTTAGGGGTTACAGTGGAGTCTGGTTTAGGGGATGTCTCTTCTTTAGGGGTTACAgtggggtctggtttaggggatgtCTCTTCTTTAGGGGTTACAGTGGAGTCTGGTTTAGGGGATGTCTCCTCTTTAGGGGTTACAGTGGAGTCTGGTTTAGGGGATGTCTCTTCTTTAGGGGTTACAGTGGAGTCTGGTTTAGGGGATGTCTCCTCTTTAGGGGTTACGGTTGGCTCCTGTTGTGGGGAAGTCTCCTCTTTAGGAGTGACAGTTGGCTCTGGATGCGGGGATGTTTCTTCTTTAGGGGTCACAGTGGGGTACGGTTTAAGGGATGTCTCCTCTTTAGGGGTTACGGTTGGCTCCTGTTGTGGGGATGTCTCCTCTTTACTGGTGAGTGCTGGTTCTGGTTTAGGGGAAGTTTCTACTTTAGTGGTGACTGCTAGTTCTGGTTTTGGGGAAGTTTCTACTTTTGGGATGACTATTGTTTCTGGTTTTGGGGAAGTTTCTACTTTGGGCTTGACTGCTGGTACTGGTTTTGGGGAAGTCTCCTCTTTAGGGGTGACTGCTGGTTCTGGTTTTGGGGAAGTTTCTACTTTAGTGGTGACTGCTAGTTCTGGTTTTGGGGAAGTTTCTACTTTTGGGATGACTACTGTTTCTGGTTTTGGGGAAGTTTCTACTTTAGGGGTGACTGCTTGTTCTGGTTTTGGGGAAGTTTCTTCTTTAGGGGTGGTGGTTATATCTGGTTTTGGGGAAGTTTCTACTTTAGGGGTGACTGCTATCTCTGGTTTTGGGGAAGTTTCTACTTTAGGGGTGACAGTTTGGTCCGGTTTAGGGGATGTTTCTTCTTTAGGGGTGACAGTGGGGTTCAGTTTAGGGGATGTCTCCTCTTTAGGGGCAACAGTGGGGTACGGTTTAGGAGATGTCTCTTCTTTAGGGGTGACAGTTTGATCTGGTTTTGTGGTTGTTTCTTCTTTAGGGGTGACTGCTGGTCCCTGTTTAGGGGATGTCTCTCCTTTAGGGGTGACAGTTTGATCTGGTTTTGTGGTTGTTTCTTCTTTAGCGGTGACAGCTGGTCCCTGTTTAGGGGATGTTTCTTCTTTAGGGGTGACTGCTGGTCCCTGTTTAGGGGATGTTTCTTCTTTAGGGGTCACAGTGGGGTCCGGTTTAGGGTATGTTTCTTCTTTAGGGGTCACAgtggggtctggtttaggggatgtCTTAGGGGATGTCTTAGATTCTTTCCCTTTTTCCTCACCCATTGAGACATCTTTTGTGACCTTTTCACTGCCATTATGTTCATTCTGCACAACACTTTTTACAATATCATCCTTGCTGCTCACTTCTGGCTCTGTCGGACCCACCTCCTTTTTAAGAGTCTTTTGCACAGGCTCTTCCTTACACTCACTTGTTGTGCTGATAATTCTGTCTGGCATTTTACCTCCTACTGTTTTCTCATCTTGTGTAATTTCTATACTAGAATCATCTGGTGACTTCACCTGCTCCACTGTCTCCTTTGTTGGACTGCTCTTCAGCTCTGCAGTGATATCAGGGGATTCCATGTCCTTCTCTGTGGGATCAGGGAGATCCTCTTCTTGTGTTGTCACAGCACTTTCTTTTGGGCTGTCTTGATGTTGCTCTGTTGGGGCACTCTCCTCTTTCAGATCTTCCTCTTTTTTCTCTTTTAAAGagctttctttttttctctcctctgACACCTTTTTGGGTTCTTTGGAGATGTCCTCTGTGGGGACCTGTGGTTCACCCTTTATTGAACTTCCTGTTTTGCTATCCTCTGACTCTGAAGTTTTGGGTTCTGTTGAGATGTCACCATTCATGGGAATCTCTGGTTGGGATTCGCCATGTTTTGGGGTGTCATCTTTTTCTAATGTCTCCTTTATCTCGCTGTCTAGCTTCTCTGTTGTGTCCAGTTTTTTCTTCTCTCCCTCACTGGTGGCCTCAGCTGAGTTGACTTCACTTTGTGTATTTTCACCTCTGTCAATGTCCTCTGTCTTTTTGATTGCATCTGGCTCACCCcccttttcctcctctcttccatcctctccctcctctccatttTCTCCCTCGCTAGGGCTAACTCCATCTCCATTTACCTCGACCTCTGCTGATGTTACCATCTGCTGTCTCTTAGACTCTTCCTCCTGTTCACCCTCTTCCTCCGGGGCATCCACTTCAACATCCACTTtacctctatctttctctttctgctCATCCACCTCttccccactcctcctctcagCTTTGTCACTCTCTTCTCCCTGCTTCTGTCTCAACTCGTCTCCCTCTCCCCCGACCGTCTCCTCGGAGCCTGTCTCCTCGATCTCGGACATCTCCATGTCTCTGGTGGTCTCAGTGATGATCTCCTCAACAAACTTGTACTGGGGCTCAGACCTGCGTGTGGGCCCTCCCTGTCGGGCCAGGCAAGGTAGGGTGTAGACGGGGGACTGGCGGTAGATGCAGGGCATGGAGATGTGGGTGTCAGAGATGGTGTACAGACGGGACTCCTCACCCTCCAGGAGTTTCCTATAGGGAGGCAGAGAGACGTGTTATTACCGTCATGACTATAATATGGATATGTCCCAATGTGTTAGCCTCGTAAATGCCAGACTGATCACCGCTGCACACACCCATGTCAGCTCGTGAGAACAGTGTGTGTGGATATGTCTGAATATCCATATCATGATTAAAGTGTCATTCTGTGTTGTGATGTGGTCTATGTTCATTTGATGTTAAATATGAAATCAAACTATTTCAATAAAATGTCTACTGTTTCATTTGTTCACCATTGACTGTGTTTTGTAGTAATCTCTCACCATCGCTATGACACTTTTGCACAGTTTTGCTCTAACACAGCAGTAAGTTGAATCAGATGTGTTAGCGCTGGGCTAGAATAAAATGTCCACACCCTGGTTATCCTCAGAAATAGATCCAGGAACACACTATAAACTATATGGTATTTTCCTCAGTCAATGATTTTATATATGGGAGAGAGTTGATGTCTCTTACCTATAAGAGAGAATCTCCACATCCAAAGCCATTTTGACATTCAGCAGGTCCTGGTACTCTCTCAAGTAGCCAAACATGTCTAGTTTAGCATTGGTCAGCTCATTCTCCAGCTGCCTGATAGTGTCCTGGACAGAAAAGCACACAAGAGTCAATAATAGGGTCAACCAACCACTTTGGTTGGTATGACAACAAGGAGACATTTAGGGGGGGAAATAGTGTTCTACTCCTATAGGCCTATATGAGGAAATGATGTTCCAGTAATGATACAGTTCACATGGGGCCTATATTTGTGGCCTACACCTACAGCATAGCCCTGAATACAAATATGAATCATAAAAATGTGTATGTTTACTTACAATTGTTAGAGGTACAAAATAAACCACAGTCTACCTGGTAATGAATCATTTCCGCATAGTGACGCTCCTCCAGCTCTTGTAGTTGTTTTTCCAGGGCCTCTCTCATTCCTTTCCCACAGTCCAGTTCAATTGTTTTCCCCTGCAGGCGCCTTCTATTCTCCTGGATCTCCTGCTGGGTCGCCTTCAGcgcctctctgttgctctctgccGCTTTGGTTAACTTTGCGAACTGGACACGGAAGCCCTCCTCGGCCTGCTGAAAGTCGGAGGTGGCGTGACCTTCTAACTGCACACGGATGTCCCGGAGAGCCGCAGTGATGTCAGGTTTGCCAAAGTCGTGCGCCTTGACCGTTTCTTGAGCCTCTTGGATCTGGGCCACCATTTCTGATACCTCGTCTTCATGGTTCTTCTTCAGGAAGTGAATCTCGTCCACCAGAGACTGCGCTTTCTCGTCCAACTGAAGTTTGGCGAGGTATGCATCATTGGCATCCTTTTTCAGCACAAGGATGCCGTTCTCTGCATCAGAGCGGTCACGTGCCTCCTGCTCGTACTTGTCTCTCAAGGTGAGGAAATCTTCCTCCAGGTTCTGATGCTCTATCTCGATCTGACGCTTCTGAAGGGTGATGTCATGAACTAGGTTCCTCAGGTCCATAAGCTCCGGCTCGTGCTCCTGGGCCAGAGACGCAGGGGACTGTGCCTTTAGTTTGATTTCCTCGATTTCCCTCTCAAACAATTCATTTTGATGCTCCAAATGACGCACCTTCTCTATGAATCCGGCAAAACGGTCGTTCAGCCCATGGAGCAGTTCTTTCTCATTCATTTTCGTCAACACCCCGGTAAATGTGTTTGATAAATCGAAAAGGCTCTCCGATGATCTCGGAACGGATCCGAATTCGCTCTTCAGCGTCGTCACATATCCTCTGTTCGTGTATGCGGTAGTCGACTCAAAGCCAACGGTCTTGGACGCAGAGGGGGATCCGGTCAGTTTGGGTTGATAGCAGCAATACTCAGCTTGAGCAGCCCTATGCGGAGAACCCGAATGATTGTCCATTCTGAGGCTCATATTGCCTCAGTAAACTCAGCCGTGTTGGTGTGCAGGATAAGCACTCCTACCTTTTATACCCCCTCTGTCTGCTCGCGCTGCAGAATGGAACTGTCCATAGTGCTGAAAATGTATAGAATCAGCTGTAGGCTTGACTGTCTGCCAACTCGTGCATCCTCacctgtgttctctccctctccgtctctctctctccctcatcgttTTGTCTCAGACAGCATAGACGCATTGGAGATCATTTCACTTTGAAACGCCAGCAGTCTACAATGACACCTCAAAATTACAAGTCATATGTCTTTAATACATTGTCAGGTGGTCAAACTATTGTTTTATCCAAGGGGCTATATCTTTCCTTGTTTGGATGATTTTTTTTATATTATAGAAAGGGGCCGCAGATTCTGGTTTGGCTGAATGTGCTTGCCTTGTAATAtaactgtatattactgtatataagAGACTGTAATGCAAGTGTAAAATAGTCATGTAAGAATGACCCTAAGCCTAGACATAACTGCTCCCATTTCTCAGTCAAGTAGCACTTTTAAAGGGCATTTCaaacacttttcaacctcatattcatcatctccagcaccaaaccagtgAAAATTAGGTTGAAAACGGGTGGAATTGCTCTTTAATCTTGCACCTTTTTACAAATGTCTACATGAGGAAAATGCATGGGTCTGCTTGGCTTGGCGGAGACAGGCTGTCTGAAAAGGGTTGGCCTGGATGTGTTCCAGTGATACAGCTTTCATTTACACCTCACAGTATACGGTAGGTTGCTCATAGAAATCAATGATGTATTTCAGTGAATAATGTGAATATGATATCAGAATATGATATTTACTCTTTTTAATCAGACGTGAAAACCTCTATAGAGAGAGATTAGTAAATAGAAAATGTGACTAAACAATGTCTCAGcaaacatattttttattgtaaaaTAGTGTATCACCACTAAAACAAGTACTACATTAACTCCATGTCACTTGATAGATGTTTGTTAGAAAAGGATACACAGTGATTCACATATTTTAACACATTTCACATTCAAAAAATTTATAATTTCGGGGTATTGTAATATGTAACCCCTAACTGCCCTCACCCCACCCCCTATGCAAAAAAGTGTTGAGAAAGTGCTTTTAGATCAGGTGAAAGTTACTCAGtagatacactgactgtacacaacttcctaatattgcgTTGCACTCaagttgaaagcgttccacagggatgctggcacatgttgattccaatgcgaCGTTGGGCTgtgaattatcatgctgaaacactcTGTTCACACCGTTGACAtgagcaaaccactcgcccacacaatgccatacatgctgtctgctgtctgcccGGTACGGTTGAAACCGGGAtttatccgtgaagagcacacttctccagcgtgtcagtggccatcaaaggtgagcattcggcccactgaagtcggttacgttgccaaactgcagtcaggtcaagaccctggtgcggacgacgagcacgcagatgagcttccctgagatggtttttgacagtttgtgcaaaaatgctttggttgtgcaaacccatagtttcatcagctgtccgggtggctggtctcagacgatcccgcaggtgaagaaaccggatgtggaggtcgtgggctggcgtggttacacgtggtctgcggttgtgaggccgattggacgtactgccaaattctctaaacgatgttggaggcggcatatgttagataaatgaacattcaattatctggcaacagctctggtggacattcctgcagtcagcatgccaattgcacgctccccaaaaacttgagacatctgtggcattgtgatgtgTGAGCTCAAATGTGAATGGTCCTGGAGCACCAAAAAAAAATgttaagggaagccagtttgCATTTGGTTTCACTCCAATCATATCACATTGAGAGCAATGCATCATTTTCCCGAAACCCCTTGAATAGTTGCTTTtctgttgtgttgttgtagctagctagctacaattgaccctttcctaaattagccatggatggagatagggagttggacttgtggttttactcaATTCCAGTACTAGCCAATGATTATAATAGCGATTCTGATCTAACCAAAAAtgcatacattgttgtgccccagGCCAGAGGACGGAAGtttaatatgtagctagatgtagaaggcaaATGTTAACTATCACAGTTAGGCTAGTGAGCAAGCATTGTAGCCAGGTGGCcatggaca encodes:
- the LOC139562518 gene encoding neurofilament heavy polypeptide-like; this translates as MSLRMDNHSGSPHRAAQAEYCCYQPKLTGSPSASKTVGFESTTAYTNRGYVTTLKSEFGSVPRSSESLFDLSNTFTGVLTKMNEKELLHGLNDRFAGFIEKVRHLEHQNELFEREIEEIKLKAQSPASLAQEHEPELMDLRNLVHDITLQKRQIEIEHQNLEEDFLTLRDKYEQEARDRSDAENGILVLKKDANDAYLAKLQLDEKAQSLVDEIHFLKKNHEDEVSEMVAQIQEAQETVKAHDFGKPDITAALRDIRVQLEGHATSDFQQAEEGFRVQFAKLTKAAESNREALKATQQEIQENRRRLQGKTIELDCGKGMREALEKQLQELEERHYAEMIHYQDTIRQLENELTNAKLDMFGYLREYQDLLNVKMALDVEILSYRKLLEGEESRLYTISDTHISMPCIYRQSPVYTLPCLARQGGPTRRSEPQYKFVEEIITETTRDMEMSEIEETGSEETVGGEGDELRQKQGEESDKAERRSGEEVDEQKEKDRGKVDVEVDAPEEEGEQEEESKRQQMVTSAEVEVNGDGVSPSEGENGEEGEDGREEEKGGEPDAIKKTEDIDRGENTQSEVNSAEATSEGEKKKLDTTEKLDSEIKETLEKDDTPKHGESQPEIPMNGDISTEPKTSESEDSKTGSSIKGEPQVPTEDISKEPKKVSEERKKESSLKEKKEEDLKEESAPTEQHQDSPKESAVTTQEEDLPDPTEKDMESPDITAELKSSPTKETVEQVKSPDDSSIEITQDEKTVGGKMPDRIISTTSECKEEPVQKTLKKEVGPTEPEVSSKDDIVKSVVQNEHNGSEKVTKDVSMGEEKGKESKTSPKTSPKPDPTVTPKEETYPKPDPTVTPKEETSPKQGPAVTPKEETSPKQGPAVTAKEETTTKPDQTVTPKGETSPKQGPAVTPKEETTTKPDQTVTPKEETSPKPYPTVAPKEETSPKLNPTVTPKEETSPKPDQTVTPKVETSPKPEIAVTPKVETSPKPDITTTPKEETSPKPEQAVTPKVETSPKPETVVIPKVETSPKPELAVTTKVETSPKPEPAVTPKEETSPKPVPAVKPKVETSPKPETIVIPKVETSPKPELAVTTKVETSPKPEPALTSKEETSPQQEPTVTPKEETSLKPYPTVTPKEETSPHPEPTVTPKEETSPQQEPTVTPKEETSPKPDSTVTPKEETSPKPDSTVTPKEETSPKPDSTVTPKEETSPKPDPTVTPKEETSPKPDSTVTPKEETSPKPDSTVTPKEETSPKPDSTVTPKEETSPKPDPTTSPKPDPTVTPKEETSPKPDPTVTPKEETSPKPDSTVTPKEETSPKSFPTVTPKEETSPKPELAVTTKEETSPKPGPAVTRKFETSPKPNPTITPKEEISPKPDSTLTPESTTTPKPYSTLTPESTTTPKPYSTLTQESTTTPKPDSTLTPESTTTPKPYSTLTPESTTTPKPDSTLTPESTTTPKPDSTLTPESTTTPKPDSTLTPESTTTPKPDSTLTPESMTTPTEESETTGSGDKAKKITPPEKQMPAVAESKDSHREVPESNTTQEKPEESMDKEPEKVTDPKDGTQKTESVKTKASELKSEQVEISITNTLPVKEQDVSAVGLKDQTVDEKITEQDTF